A genomic region of Marinobacter antarcticus contains the following coding sequences:
- the rpsG gene encoding 30S ribosomal protein S7 translates to MPRRRVAAKREIIPDPKFGSARLAKFINHVMESGKKAVAERIVYGALEIVADKSKEEPIDMFEKALENIQPMVEVKSRRVGGATYQVPVEVRPSRQNALAMRWLVDFSRKRGEKSMAQRLAGEILDAADSKGAAVKKREDVHRMAEANKAFSHFRF, encoded by the coding sequence ATGCCTAGAAGAAGAGTTGCAGCTAAGCGGGAAATTATCCCGGATCCGAAGTTCGGTAGTGCGCGTCTTGCCAAGTTCATCAACCACGTGATGGAGAGCGGCAAGAAAGCGGTTGCAGAGCGCATTGTTTATGGTGCTCTGGAAATTGTTGCCGACAAGTCCAAAGAAGAGCCGATCGACATGTTCGAGAAGGCCCTGGAGAACATCCAGCCGATGGTGGAAGTTAAGTCCCGTCGTGTGGGTGGTGCTACTTACCAGGTGCCTGTAGAAGTACGGCCTTCCCGTCAGAACGCGCTGGCTATGCGCTGGCTCGTAGATTTTTCACGGAAGCGCGGCGAGAAGTCCATGGCGCAGCGTCTGGCCGGTGAAATTCTTGACGCCGCAGACAGCAAAGGCGCCGCTGTTAAGAAGCGTGAAGACGTACACCGCATGGCAGAAGCCAACAAGGCGTTCTCTCACTTCCGTTTCTAA
- a CDS encoding GTP-binding protein, with amino-acid sequence MSKSKFERKKPHLNVGTIGHVDHGKTTLTAALTRVCHEV; translated from the coding sequence GTGTCTAAATCTAAATTTGAGCGTAAAAAGCCGCACCTGAACGTGGGCACTATTGGTCACGTAGACCATGGTAAGACGACTCTGACCGCTGCTCTGACTCGTGTTTGTCACGAAGT
- the fusA gene encoding elongation factor G, producing MARKTPIKRYRNIGIVAHVDAGKTTTTERVLFYTGISHKIGEVHDGAATMDWMEQEQERGITITSAATTCFWQGMDKQYPEHRINIIDTPGHVDFTIEVERSLRVLDGAVVVFCGSSGVEPQSETVWRQANKYEVPRMVFVNKMDRAGANFLRVVEQIKKRLGANCVPVQLPIGAEEDFAGVIDLIRNKAIYWNPDDAGVTYDERDVPAEMVDEVAKYREEMMEAAAEANEELMMRYLDEGELSIEDIKKGLRMRTLANEIVVATCGSAFKNKGVQAVLDSVVEFLPAPDEVKAIRGEVDENGAEETRQADDAAPFAALAFKIATDPFVGTLTFFRVYSGTLQSGNAVYNSVKGKKERVGRMVQMHSKDRQEIKEVLAGDIAAAIGLKNVTTGDTLCDENHKIILERMEFPDPVISVAVEPKSKADQEKMGIALGKLAQEDPSFQVRTDEESGQTIISGMGELHLDIIVDRMRREFKVEANIGKPQVAYRECIRKSVDVEGKFVRQSGGRGQYGHVKVRIDPLPLDEEDCENFIFVNEIVGGAVPKEYIPAVQQGISEQMKNGCLAGYPLLGIKATLYDGSYHDVDSNEMAFKVAGSMAMKKGALEASPALLEPLMKVEVVTPEDYMGDVVGDLNRRRGLIQGMEDGVAGKIVRAEVPLSEMFGYATDLRSASQGRASYAMEFSRYAEAPNNIAEAIIKKG from the coding sequence GTGGCACGTAAGACTCCGATTAAGCGATATAGAAACATTGGTATTGTCGCGCACGTTGATGCGGGCAAAACCACAACCACCGAGCGGGTTCTGTTCTACACAGGTATCTCCCACAAAATCGGTGAGGTTCATGATGGCGCGGCCACTATGGATTGGATGGAGCAGGAGCAGGAGCGTGGTATTACTATCACGTCTGCTGCTACGACCTGTTTCTGGCAGGGTATGGATAAGCAATATCCTGAGCACCGTATCAACATCATCGACACCCCGGGACACGTTGACTTTACCATCGAGGTAGAGCGTTCATTGCGGGTGCTCGACGGCGCTGTTGTGGTGTTCTGTGGTTCCTCCGGTGTTGAGCCTCAGTCCGAGACTGTATGGCGTCAGGCCAATAAGTATGAAGTTCCTCGCATGGTGTTCGTCAACAAGATGGACCGTGCCGGTGCTAACTTCCTGCGTGTGGTTGAGCAGATCAAAAAACGTCTGGGCGCAAACTGCGTTCCGGTTCAGTTGCCGATCGGTGCCGAGGAAGATTTCGCCGGTGTAATCGACTTGATTCGTAACAAGGCGATCTACTGGAATCCGGATGACGCTGGCGTGACATACGACGAGCGTGATGTTCCTGCCGAGATGGTGGACGAAGTGGCCAAGTACCGCGAAGAAATGATGGAAGCGGCCGCTGAAGCCAATGAAGAGCTAATGATGCGTTACCTCGATGAAGGTGAGCTCAGCATCGAAGACATCAAGAAAGGTCTTCGTATGCGCACTCTGGCAAACGAGATCGTTGTCGCGACCTGTGGCTCCGCGTTCAAGAACAAGGGTGTTCAAGCAGTACTGGACTCCGTTGTTGAATTCTTGCCGGCGCCGGATGAAGTTAAGGCGATCCGTGGTGAAGTTGACGAAAATGGCGCCGAAGAGACCCGTCAGGCTGACGACGCTGCGCCGTTTGCCGCGCTGGCATTCAAGATTGCGACGGACCCCTTCGTTGGCACCTTGACGTTCTTTCGGGTTTACTCCGGTACGCTCCAGTCTGGTAATGCCGTTTACAACTCTGTTAAAGGCAAAAAAGAGCGTGTCGGCCGTATGGTTCAGATGCACTCCAAGGACCGTCAGGAGATCAAGGAAGTTCTGGCAGGTGATATTGCCGCAGCAATTGGCCTGAAGAACGTTACCACTGGCGATACTCTGTGCGACGAGAATCACAAGATTATTCTTGAGCGCATGGAATTCCCGGATCCGGTCATCTCTGTAGCGGTGGAGCCAAAGTCGAAAGCCGATCAGGAGAAGATGGGCATTGCGCTTGGTAAGCTGGCGCAAGAAGATCCGTCCTTCCAGGTCCGCACCGACGAAGAGTCTGGCCAGACTATTATCTCTGGTATGGGTGAGCTTCACCTGGATATCATCGTTGATCGCATGCGTCGTGAGTTCAAGGTTGAGGCAAACATCGGTAAGCCGCAGGTAGCATACCGTGAGTGTATTCGTAAGTCGGTAGACGTCGAAGGCAAGTTTGTTCGTCAGTCGGGTGGTCGTGGTCAATACGGTCACGTTAAGGTCAGGATTGATCCGCTGCCGCTGGACGAAGAGGATTGTGAAAACTTTATCTTCGTAAATGAGATCGTCGGCGGTGCTGTTCCCAAGGAGTACATCCCGGCGGTGCAGCAGGGTATCTCCGAGCAGATGAAGAACGGCTGTTTGGCTGGCTATCCGCTGCTGGGTATCAAGGCAACCCTGTACGATGGTTCCTACCACGATGTGGACTCCAACGAAATGGCGTTCAAGGTCGCGGGTTCCATGGCCATGAAGAAAGGTGCCCTGGAGGCGAGCCCGGCTCTGCTTGAGCCGCTGATGAAGGTTGAGGTTGTAACGCCTGAAGATTATATGGGCGACGTGGTGGGCGATTTGAACCGCCGTCGTGGCTTGATTCAGGGTATGGAAGACGGTGTCGCCGGCAAGATTGTTCGCGCCGAGGTTCCGTTGTCGGAAATGTTTGGTTATGCGACTGATCTGCGCTCTGCATCCCAGGGTCGTGCATCTTACGCGATGGAGTTTTCGCGATACGCTGAAGCCCCAAACAACATTGCCGAAGCAATTATTAAAAAGGGTTGA
- the rpsL gene encoding 30S ribosomal protein S12, producing MATINQLVRKPRKRKVAKSDVPALQACPQRRGVCTRVYTTTPKKPNSALRKVCRVRLTNGFEVSSYIGGEGHNLQEHSVVLIRGGRVKDLPGVRYHTVRGTLDTQGVQSRRQGRSKYGTKRPKS from the coding sequence ATGGCAACGATTAATCAGTTGGTGCGTAAGCCTCGTAAGCGCAAGGTAGCCAAGAGCGATGTTCCTGCTCTTCAGGCTTGTCCTCAGCGCCGTGGTGTTTGCACTCGTGTTTACACCACAACGCCGAAGAAGCCGAACTCAGCACTGCGTAAAGTGTGCCGTGTTCGTCTGACCAACGGCTTCGAGGTTTCGTCATACATTGGTGGTGAAGGTCACAACCTTCAGGAGCACAGTGTTGTGCTTATCCGTGGTGGTCGCGTAAAAGACCTTCCGGGTGTGCGCTATCACACTGTTCGCGGAACACTGGACACCCAGGGTGTGCAGAGCCGTAGGCAGGGTCGCTCCAAGTACGGTACAAAACGTCCCAAGTCCTGA